A genomic region of Fusarium oxysporum Fo47 chromosome VI, complete sequence contains the following coding sequences:
- a CDS encoding FAS1 domain-containing protein, giving the protein MKLQLSLVLFAAVALCNAKVFDRQALSYAPIPKDIYQPPTKSGETTLLDFIKSREDLSELSKLVEQTPAFSTSADWQYTFIAPSNEAFNNTGEYYKTFASTPKGRWWSGQMLQHHYIPNSRLYTSNFTAEKTRFQLGSYLYASAEIKGGDLVLNNVATIVEANIPVTNGLVHISDRILAGDAMIYEADIGTTKQGFIPGSCSNPNLPYC; this is encoded by the exons atgaagcttcaGCTATCGCTTGTCTTGTTCGCTGCCGTTGCATTATGTAATGCGAAAGTCTTCGATAGACAAGCACTGTCATACGCTCCGATCCCAAAGGATATCTACCAACCTCCCACCAAGTCGGGAGAAACTACATTGCTTGACTTTATCAAGTCCCGCGAGGATTTGTCCGAGCTTTCCAAACTTGTTGAGCAGACACCAG CGTTTAGTACAAGTGCAGACTGGCAATACACATTTATCGCGCCTTCCAATGAAGCGTTCAATAATACAGGTGAATACTATAAGACATTTGCCAGTACACCCAAGGGACGCTGGTGGTCTGGACAGATGCTTCAACATCACTACATTCCCAACTCGCGTCTATACACGAGCAACTTCACTGCGGAAAAGACTCGATTTCAACTGGGGTCTTACCTCTATGCATCGGCTGAGATCAAAGGCGGAGATCTTGTGCTCAACAATGTGGCGACCATCGTCGAAGCCAATATCCCTGTAACCAAT GGCCTTGTACACATCAGCGATCGTATTCTGGCTGGCGATGCCATGATCTACGAGGCTGACATTGGAACAACTAAGCAAGGCTTCATCCCTGGTTCTTGCTCTAACCCCAACCTACCTTATTGCTGA
- a CDS encoding glycoside hydrolase superfamily encodes MSHARKMARHSPLSSLWNGNCGVTPGGWGCGFVNCNEIYFLRFVIGKGGLGGQGLGPEATDGFKLNVSDELVRSTANALVDTGLAKLGYDHVLIDDGWQDSERDTDGKLAANHTRFPGGISATASYVHSKGLKVGIYSDAGIFTCGKYPGSYGYEEIDAQTFAGWGVDYLKYDNCGGFQSNTLSVQERFLKMSYALAASGRQIFYSLCEWGNQFPWLWADQIGESYRMSGDIYSSFAKDRASICKTAYCMNQGYAGVSVLTMIRKMREISPFSKPGSWADMDMLEIGTWTMTELEEQTHFSFWAALKSPLIIGADLKNISDTSLAIYKNKDIIALNQDDAGKPAVYLPKLSEEGSYQVWAGPLSSGKRRHVILVQNYGSGDVDVGISLEDIPGLFVEQQLKIRDVWAGKAITASGGKVSLKGIKPTQTKVLVISR; translated from the exons ATGTCACACGCCCGAAAGATGGCCCGCCACTCGCCACTAAGTTCATTATGGAACGGGAATTGCGGGGTGACTCCCGGGGGTTGGGGGTGCGGA TTCGTCAATTGCAATGAGATCTATTTTCTACGTTTTGTTATCGGCAAAGGTGGCCTTGGCGGCCAAGGTCTTGGCCCAGAAGCCACAGATGG cttcaagctcaacgTGAGCGACGAGCTGGTTAGGTCAACCGCCAATGCCCTCGTGGATACTGGTCTTGCTAAGCTTGGGTATGACCACGTGTTGATTGACGACGGATGGCAAGACAGTGAGCGTGATACAGACGGCAAGCTTGCAGCAAACCACACCAGGTTTCCCGGCGGTATCTCTGCCACTGCCTCATACGTTCACTCCAAGGGACTCAAGGTCGGGATCTATAGTGATGCCGGTATCTTCACATGCGGAAAGTATCCTGGTAGTTATGGCTATGAGGAAATTGACGCACAGACATTTGCTGGTTGGGGCGTCGACTACCTCAAGTACGACAACTGTGGTGGCTTCCAAAGCAACACTCTCTCTGTGCAAGAACGGTTTCTCAAGATGTCGTACGCGCTGGCCGCCTCAGGTCGTCAGATCTTCTATTCGCTTTGCGAATGGGGTAACCAGTTTCCCTGGCTCTGGGCCGACCAGATAGGCGAGTCTTACCGTATGTCGGGCGACATCTACTCGTCTTTCGCTAAAGACAGAGCGAGCATATGCAAGACGGCTTATTGCATGAACCAGGGCTATGCTGGAGTCAGCGTTCTGACCATGATACGCAAGATGAGAGAAATCAGTCCATTCTCGAAACCAGGCTCTTGGG CCGACATGGATATGTTGGAGATTGGGACCTGGACCATGACAGAGCTGGAAGAACAAACCCACTTCTCTTTCTGGGCTGCCCTGAAGTCTcccctcatcatcggcgctgATCTTAAGAATATCAGCGATACCTCGCTCGCCATTTACAAGAATAAGGACATCATCGCCTTGAACCAGGATGACGCGGGCAAGCCTGCCGTGTATCTGCCAAAGCTATCTGAGGAAGGCAGTTATCAGGTTTGGGCAGGGCCACTAAGTTCTGGGAAGAGGCGACATGTGATCTTGGTCCAGAACTATGGTAGCGGCGACGTGGACGTTGGGATCTCCTTGGAAGACATCCCTGGTCTTTTTGTTGAGCAACAGCTGAAGATCAGGGACGTCTGGGCAGGAAAAGCAATTACTGCATCTGGAGGCAAGGTTAGCTTGAAGGGCATCAAGCCAACGCAAACAAAGGTCTTGGTCATTTCGAGATAG
- a CDS encoding chondroitin AC/alginate lyase, producing the protein MRLLTFSLLLISGVAGLVQDVPSINAAIPYVPWTEGMKRKPSDFNHPGLWHSHNDLEVMRNGVLKGLDPWKSGYEQFANSSFSQSSYKMNGPYAVISRGSISNYTSFANDARAAYQNAIMWYITKDQAHWDRSTTILDSWGTNLTNIIGTDRSLLIGIEGTLFANAAEIMRWEGGWTEVGAKWQGGQGFSIQLYWLFLKQSLIIGQANYGIASIKALMDYAVYLEDVSAYNFAIWSWKNDWCAGIDATINSKTGQNSESGRDQGHVMSGLGWLALAARTSKTQGYDLFGYGNNLLLKGAEYAAKYNLNETVPYDSKWRRCESVLVNGPWQNISEFNRGIVQEVSGVVKKAPAVWDLLYYTSEAKGLNNQWTTKAKEAYDAAGGEVVTGGDMPGFGDLLWATTKK; encoded by the exons ATGAGACTGCTTACT TTCTCACTCTTACTCATATCGGGGGTGGCTGGTCTTGTGCAGGATGTCCCGAGCATCAATG CTGCAATCCCGTATGTTCCTTGGACTGAGGGCATGAAGCGGAAGCCATCCGACTTCAACCATCCGGGTCTCTGGCATTCTCACAACGACCTCGAAGTCATGAGAAACGGCGTTCTTAAAGGACTTGACCCATGGAAGTCAGGCTACGAACAGTTTGCCAACAGCAGTTTTTCGCAGTCATCCTACAAGATGAACGGTCCATATGCTGTGATTTCCCGCGGATCCATCAGCAACTACACCTCGTTTGCCAATGACGCCCGTGCCGCTTACCAGAATGCGATTATGT GGTATATCACCAAGGATCAAGCCCATTGGGATCGCTCTACTACCATTTTGGATAGCTGGGGTACAAATCTGACCAACATCATTGGGACTGACCGCTCACTGCTCATTGGCATCGAAGGAACTCTATTTGCGAATGCTGCAGAGATCATGCGATGGGAGGGCGGCTGGACAGAGGTCGGGGCAAAGTGGCAGGGAGGCCAAGGGTTCAGTATCCAGCTCTATTGGTTGTTTCTGAAACAGAGCCTGATCATTGGCCAGGCCAACTACGGCATCGCCTCCATCAAAGCTTTGATGGACTATGCAGTATACCTCGAGGATGTCTCGGCATACAACTTTGCCATATGGTCTTGGAAGAATGACTGGTGCGCCGGTATCGATGCAACCATTAATTCCAAGACAGGCCAGAACTCTGAATCTGGCCGAGACCAGGGCCATGTCATGTCTGGCCTCGGTTGGCTTGCTCTAGCTGCGAGAACTTCCAAGACTCAAGGGTACGACTTATTTGGGTATGGGAACAACTTGCTTCTCAAAGGTGCAGAATACGCAGCCAAATACAACCTGAACGAAACAGTACCATATGACTCGAAATGGCGCCGATGCGAATCAGTTTTGGTCAATGGTCCCTGGCAAAACATCTCGGAGTTCAACAGAGGCATTGTTCAAGAGGTTTCGGGCGTAGTTAAGAAAGCACCGGCAGTGTGGGATCTCCTCTACTATACGTCTGAAGCCAAGGGATTGAACAATCAGTGGActaccaaggccaaggaagCATACGATGCTGCAGGCGGAGAGGTGGTGACTGGAGGTGATATGCCTGGCTTTGGAGATCTGCTCTGGGCTACAACAAAGAAGTAG
- a CDS encoding chondroitin AC/alginate lyase — protein MVAKGIVFIIALAVSVTGFVHPGLLHTSRDLERAKNHVLKGDEPWMTDWQLLLNNSRASPTYEPNPQPTIYRGSDGTHAENYPRLYNDAHAAYQLAIRWHIQGDDQYADAAVAILNAWSSTMVAIGGSSDRFLAAGIYGYQLANAAELMRSYSGWSASEQDQMKTFLQDVFFSESYRFLTTHNGQDEYHYLTADIQYANWDFCNIANIMAIGVFTDNETMYEYGKNYFLNGDGRGAINNFIYKNYTESGSGKILSQGQEAGRDQGHATLDISLLGVIMQQGYNQGDDLFATLGDAGLHASEYVSKYNVGYDVPYTLYESYEGNQTVISADSRYTHRPGFELVYAHYNDIKHANASWTKLYRDQTNGNSTAGVEGGGGNYGPNSGGFDVLGYGTLLYRLSA, from the exons ATGGTAGCTAAGGGAATCGTTTTCATCATTGCACTGGCCGTCTCCGTGACTGGGTTCGTCCATCCTGGCCTCTTGCACACGTCTCGGGACTTGGAAAGAGCCAAGAATCACGTACTGAAGGGCGATGAGCCATGGATGACAGACTGGCAACTCCTGCTCAACAATAGTCGTGCATCTCCAACATACGAGCCAAATCCTCAACCCACTATTTACCGCGGCTCAGACGGTACTCATGCGGAAAATTATCCCCGCCTCTACAACGACGCACATGCGGCATATCAACTTGCTATCCGATGGCATATCCAGGGAGACGACCAATATGCCGACGCGGCTGTTGCCATCCTCAATGCTTGGTCATCTACCATGGTAGCTATTGGAGGTAGTAGTGACCGCTTCCTCGCTGCTGGTATCTACGGCTATCAGCTTGCTAATGCAGCAGAGCTTATGCGTTCATATAGCGGCTGGAGTGCCTCGGAGCAGGACCAGATGAAGACATTCCTCCAGGATGTCTTTTTCTCAGAGAGCTACAGATTCTTAACAACCCATAACGGACAGGACGAATACCATTAC CTAACGGCTGACATTCAGTATGCAAACTGGGACTTTTGTAATATTGCTAATATTATGGCAATCGGTGTCTTTACCGACAATGAAACAATGTACGAATATGGTAAAAACTACTTCCTCAACGGAGACGGGCGCGGAGcaatcaacaacttcatTTATAAGAACTATACCGAGTCCGGCAGCGGCAAAATTCTGTCCCAAGGCCAAGAGGCTGGGAGAGACCAGGGCCACGCGACTCTGGACATTTCTCTACTTGGGGTCATTATGCAACAAGGCTACAACCAGGGGGATGACTTGTTTGCCACATTGGGAGATGCTGGGCTTCATGC CTCCGAATATGTCTCAAAGTACAACGTTGGGTATGACGTCCCGTATACGTTGTACGAGAGTTATGAAGGCAATCAGACTGTTATCTCAGCGGATAGTAGGTACACTCATCGTCCAGGCTTTGAGCTTGTCTATGCACACTACAACGATATCAAACACGCCAATGCTTCTTGGACCAAGCTGTATCGCGACCAAACCAATGGGAATTCTACCGCTGGGGTTGAAGGCGGGGGCGGTAACTATGGCCCTAACAGTGGAGGCTTTGATGTTCTTGGATACGGGACCCTCCTCTACCGCCTGTCGGCATGA
- a CDS encoding major facilitator superfamily domain-containing protein — protein sequence MVKAVEVQHSDCITPAEATANYGQKTATADLETANYAQGAPVEIDDETNKELFWTVNRRILACMLGTYFCQSLDKGTLGFSSVMGIQEDANLHGQQFSWLGTILYMGVLVGEYPTNFLLQKLPVAKYLATNVFCWGVVIACSAAAKNFASLMVVRFLLGVFESCVQPAFIIMTSMWYTKREQSILTSLWYCMTGVQLMVGGIIAWGVSHYKDGVIYPWQLLFLVLGLLTCVWGLFIGWWLPDSPMKAKCFNEDQKRLMVERVRANETGIQNKSYKRYQAIEAATDPIVWCYVMLQLTSTLIIGGLGVFSNLIISSFGFTYLQTQLLNIAQGAVTIIVMVGSATLATATGQTAWVMHAWTIPPIIGTAIIYSIPPTSSNRVGLLIAFYCTQFYLAEGNLIFSLISRNIAGQTKKSTTLAITFVAWAAGNMTAPQIFQKSDSPRYEKGFTAHFCLYVLFNIFLVILRLLLVRRNANKRKAALEASHAADDSNKQTEGDQLGHLNAFADLTDKENPDFSSQLRQVHQDLFSTLFEHPRNV from the exons ATGGTTAAAGCAGTCGAGGTACAGCACAGTGATTGCATCACTCCTGCTGAAGCAACTGCCAATTACGGTCAAAAGACCGCAACCGCAGATCTTGAG ACTGCCAACTACGCCCAAGGTGCCCCGGTCGAGATTGACGATGAGACAAACAAGGAGCTATTCTGGACTGTCAACAGGCGCATCCTGGCTTGCATGCTCGGAACATACTTTTGTCAATCCCTGGACAAGGGCACGCTTGGCTTTTCGTCTGTCATGGGTATCCAGGAAGACGCCAATCTCCACGGACAGCAGTTCTC ATGGTTAGGAACAATCCTTTATATGGGAGTTCTCGTCGGCGAATATCCCACCAATTTTCTACTCCAAAAGCTGCCGGTTGCCAAGTACTTGGCGACCAATGTCTTCTGCTGGGGTGTTGTGATTGCCTGTTCTGCGGCTGCCAAGAACTTTGCAAGCCTCATGGTAGTTCGTTTCCTTTTGGGTGTGTTTGAGTCATGCGTGCAGCCggctttcatcatcat GACGAGCATGTGGTACACAAAGCGAGAACAAAGCATCTTGACGTCCCTCTGGTACTGTATGACTGGAGTTCAGCTCATG GTTGGTGGCATCATTGCATGGGGAGTGTCTCACTACAAGGATGGAGTCATCTATCCTTGGCAACTACTGTTCCTCGTTCTTGGACTACTCACCTGTGTCTGGGGCTTGTTCATCGGCTGGTGGCTGCCCGATTCTCCAATGAAAGCAAAGTGCTTCAACGAAGACCAGAAGCGGCTCATGGTTGAGCGTGTTCGTGCCAACGAGACCGGTATCCAGAACAAGTCTTACAAAAGGTATCAGGCCATTGAAGCAGCCACGGATCCCATTGTTTGGTGCTATGTTATGCTTCAACTTACCTCTACTCTGATTATCGGCGGTCTGGGTGTCTTCTCGAATCTCATCATTTCCTCCTTCGGATTCACCTATCTCCAAACCCAGCTCCTCAACATTGCTCAGGGTGCTGTGACGATCATAGTCATGGTCGGAAGCGCCACACTCGCAACAGCCACGGGGCAGACTGCCTGGGTGATGCACGCATGGACAAT CCCTCCTATAATTGGAACTGCTATCATCTACAGCATCCCTCCTACATCTTCGAATCGCGTTGGTCTACTCATCGCCTTTTACTGCACACAATTCTATCTCGCAGAGGGAAACCTGATCTTTTCCCTGATCTCTCGCAACATTGCCGGCCAGACTAAGAAGTCTACCACGTTAGCCATCACCTTCGTGGCTTGGGCTGCTGGTAATATGACCGCCCCACAG atcttccaaAAGTCCGATTCACCTCGTTATGAGAAAGGGTTTACAGCGCATTTCTGTCTCTACGTTCTCTTCAACATATTCCTTGTCATCCTTCGGCTCTTGTTGGTTCGCCGTAATGCTAACAAGAGAAAGGCGGCTCTGGAAGCGTCTCATGCGGCCGATGACAGTAACAAGCAGACTGAGGGTGACCAGTTAGGGCATCTGAATGCCTTCGCAGATTTGACGGACAAGGAGAATCCTGACTTCAG TTCTCAACTGCGCCAAGTTCATCAGGACCTCTTTAGCACGTTGTTCGAACATCCAAGGAATGTCTAA
- a CDS encoding Six-hairpin glycosidase-like protein, translated as MKLSETMQPSQVLATKRKLPMSESQYTNGAKRNGTERTKADVKKSLSSEFKHLEILFSPSVEMKIWAVAERSLNMPEPPTWFPEYTKPGSTEYASKWWTESLHQNGSLMGTHDLGFMICPWARLQWDLHRDPKAFDTLMTAANTLADRFSAKVGCIRSWDVCQTKVYSFTDPSKDFLVIIDNMMNLDLLFWAASEASSQADSTRFFDIAMAHARTSKEYLIRADWSSYHVANFDPSTGTLKERLTNQGYSHTSCWSRGQAWAIAGFAKSYEWSGDNSFLDTAKNCADYFLGRLPDTHIPPWDFDAQEESGATTQPPDTSAAMVAAYGMLLIHQSLQSCSEPSPYLGHALRIVDSVCERHLNPAASQKQDLGTIPTVENGRATIVKCVETAAGLGDTILNGATINNFEFAPRRWADHGLVYADYFFVLFGNKLLEMNALRSLA; from the exons ATGAAGCTCTCAGAAACGATGCAGCCTAGCCAGGTATTGGCGACGAAGCGCAAGCTTCCT ATGTCGGAGAGCCAGTACACAAATGGTGCGAAGAGAAATGGGACGGAGAGAACAAAAGCCGACGTGAAGAAATCGCTATCTAGCGAATTCAAGCATCTTGAAATTCTGTTCTCCCCATCCGTTGAGATGAAGATATGGGCTGTCGCTGAGAGAAGCCTCAACATG CCAGAGCCGCCTACTTGGTTTCCGGAATATACCAAACCAGGAAGCACTGA ATATGCTTCTAAATGGTGGACGGAGAGCCTTCACCAAAACGGGTCTCTCATGGGCACGCACGATCTGGGATTCATGATTTGCCCCTGGGCCCGTTTGCAGTGGGATCTCCATCGTGACCCAAAGGCGTTCGACACATTAATGACGGCCGCCAACACCCTAGCAGACCGTTTCTCGGCAAAGGTCGGCTGCATACGATCATGGGATGTGTGTCAAACAAAGGTTTATTCGTTTACAGACCCAAGCAAGGACTTTCTTGTTATTATC GACAATATGATGAACCTCGACCTCCTCTTCTGGGCAGCATCCGAGGCCTCTTCCCAAGCTGACTCAACTCGGTTCTTCGACATCGCGATGGCCCATGCTCGCACATCGAAAGAGTACCTTATTCGTGCCGACTGGTCAAGCTACCACGTTGCCAACTTCGACCCTTCGACTGGCACTCTCAAAGAACGCCTCACGAACCAGGGCTACAGCCATACATCATGTTGGTCGCGAGGTCAGGCGTGGGCAATTGCAGGGTTTGCAAAGTCTTATGAATGGAGTGGCGATAACTCTTTTCTTGACACGGCCAAGAACTGTGCCGATTACTTCTTGGGGAGATTACCTGATACCCATATCCCGCCCTGGGACTTTGACGCACAAGAGGAGTCTGGTGCTACTACGCAACCCCCAGATACAAGCGCAGCCATGGTCGCTGCTTACGGCATGCTGCTCATCCACCAATCCCTCCAGAGTTGCTCCGAGCCATCTCCGTATCTCGGCCATGCCCTACGGATAGTAGATTCTGTTTGCGAGAGACACTTGAACCCTGCCGCCAGTCAGAAACAGGACCTGGGGACGATTCCTACAGTGGAAAATGGCCGTGCCACTATTGTCAAGTGTGTTGAGACAGCTGCAGGGCTCGGAGATACCATCCTCAACGGAGCGACTATCAACAATTTCGAATTTGCTCCTCGTCGCTGGGCTGATCATGGGCTTGTGTATGCTGATTACTTTTTTGTCCTGTTTGGAAACAAGCTTTTAGAAATGAATGCATTGAGGTCACTAGCATAG
- a CDS encoding glycosyl hydrolase, giving the protein MYSLICFLCSWVVLFQPVAQAIWNPIISGWNPDPAILTVGDDYYIATSSFEYWPGIPIYHSKDLSNWTLKSHALTRPEQLQLYGTPTGAGAWAPSLSFIDGRFWLSAMTRWTYDPVARVWPRVWFISSEDLFNWSDPVWAEPWGIDPELFQDPVTKKTYLNLMAPNNNKDRLWGIAQCEVSLTSGNCVGPYVSLWNGTLPHNSTARPEGPKMYYKDGWYYLLIAEGGTDQLHRSTIARSKTPSGPFFAGPHNPLLYNGQWGFDNLTVQSTGHATLTKTNDGLWYATFLARRNVNGSSPLGRETFMINVDWKDEWPVFNQGDPVLLSRQIKPEVGPRQVPRQWVDDFSRAKLDSSWYQLRVPYTKNYKLEKGKLVLKPNVFGLSDRDTPAALLRKQKSLNMTFSAELSSFKGDLGPRNKIGISSYLSEFQHQDIGIRGCVNATSICLYTELNKNGTQEYWQTPLNQTSGLARGLRLHIKAEPLEYQLGYSFGKEAPVYVGSIASSWQAFAPPNWFVFSGASWAIFATGDGEPWPHNGPQVGFNEVRETFHEENIPDYDRW; this is encoded by the exons ATGTATTCCTTGATTTGTTTTCTTTGCAGTTGGGTTGTCTTATTCCAACCAGTGGCTCAAGCCATCTGGAACCCGATCATTAGTGGGTGGAATCCAGATCCTGCGATCCTGACCGTAGGCGACGATTACTACATCGCCACTTCCTCTTTCGAGTACTGGCCAGGTATTCCGATCTACCATA GCAAGGATCTATCCAATTGGACGCTCAAGTCTCATGCTTTGACACGACCAGAGCAACTGCAACTTTATGGGACGCCCACTGGAGCAG GGGCCTGGGCGCCAAGTCTCTCTTTTATCGACGGAAGGTTCTGGCTTTCAGCGATGACACGTTGGACCTATGATCCCGTGGCCCGTGTATGGCCTCGAGTCTGGTTCATCTCTTCAGAGGACCTCTTCAACTGGTCTGATCCTGTCTGGGCCGAGCCATGGGGCATCGATCCTGAGCTGTTCCAGGATCCTGTGACCAAGAAGACCTATCTCAATCTGATGGCCCCTAACAACAATAAAGATCGACTCTGGGGTATCGCCCAGTGTGAGGTGTCTCTGACATCTGGAAATTGCGTAGGGCCTTATGTTAGTCTATGGAACGGGACTTTGCCTCACAATTCGACAGCCAGACCCGAAGGACCCAAGATGTATTACAAGGATGGGTGGTATTATCTCCTGATCGCTGAAG GCGGTACGGATCAGCTGCATCGATCGACCATCGCAAGAAGCAAGACCCCGTCTGGTCCATTTTTCGCCGGGCCACACAACCCTCTGCTATACAATGGGCAATGGGGTTTTGACAATCTTACCGTCCAGTCCACTGGACATGCCACCCTAACAAAGACGAATGACGGACTATGGTATGCGACGTTTTTAGCTCGCCGCAACGTCAACGGATCATCTCCTCTTG GCCGAGAGACATTCATGATTAATGTTGACTGGAAGGATGAGTGGCCAGTCTTCAACCAAGGCGATCCTGTTCTGCTAAGTAGGCAAATAAAGCCAGAGGTTGGCCCAAGACAGGTTCCTCGACAATGGGTCGACGACTTTTCTCGCGCTAAACTCGACTCATCATGGTATCAACTCCGGGTACCGTATACCAAGAATTACAAGTTAGAGAAAGGGAAATTGGTGCTGAAACCCAATGTCTTCGGTCTCAGTGACCGTGATACCCCAGCAGCGTTGCTACGCAAGCAGAAGTCGCTCAACATGACGTTTTCAGCCGAGCTCTCCAGCTTCAAGGGAGATCTAGGTCCAAGAAACAAGATCGGAATCTCTTCATACCTCTCCGAGTTTCAGCATCAAGATATCGGTATTCGAGGATGTGTTAATGCTACCAGTATTTGTCTCTATACTGAACTCAACAAGAATGGCACCCAGGAG TATTGGCAAACTCCACTCAACCAAACGAGCGGCCTGGCTCGTGGTCTTAGGCTACACATCAAGGCTGAACCCCTTGAATACCAACTAGGTTATAGTTTCGGAAAAGAAGCCCCAGTATACGTAGGGTCAATCGCGTCATCCTGGCAAGCTTTTGCTCCACCAAATTGGTTTGTGTTTTCTGGCGCATCTTGGGCGATATTTGCAACCGGAGATGGAGAGCCCTGGCCTCACAATGGACCGCAAGTTGGATTCAACGAGGTCAGGGAGACTTTTCACGAGGAGAACATTCCTGATTACGATCGATGGTAG
- a CDS encoding general substrate transporter, whose amino-acid sequence MNDPNNAKREMADVEEFEGLVLADVIPKLDKWWFQYPNLRKLNLLLLSAFLAQFTCGFDGSMLNGMQSLPLWREAFGDPTGANLGTLVNAINIGVLVSALFSSQLCEIFGRKKPITLGTFLIIIGSALQGGAQNLGMFIAGRIIIGLGTGIVAVAAPQLMTEVAYPTHRGKMVSLYMTQWVVGYLVAAWTTFGTFKMNSSWSWRLPSLLQGVPAILQLILSIWVPESPRWLVYKDRRDEALSVLSQYHSCGDHDSRLVRFELLEIEATLEEEKKHKAIQWSEFIRTSGNRKRLWILLFMGFAAQLSGLGLTGYYLTKILNSIGVTNANTQLLINAIAAVWQLCCSVFFAMLIDRVGRRGLITFGITTMLVVFIVWTICSALNEERHFSDRPLALAVVAMIFLFQVGYQPFAISTVPYVVECSLYSLRSKTAMIFQFCGYSASFFTGYVNPVALDRIGWRYYIFACAVLGVECVFAWWYLPETKGKGLEEIGQIFDGDELLTGTQAIAKKREEKYRAFDESSLRERKALNASHIEKGETDV is encoded by the exons atgaaCGATCCGAACAACGCCAAGAGAGAAATGGCTGATGTGGAAGAATTTGAAGGCCTTGTCCTCGCCGATGTCATCCCCAAACTGGACAAGTGGTGGTTTCAGTACCCCAATCTACGCAAGCTGAACTTGCTTCTGCTCAGTGCCTTCCTGGCCCAGTTTACTTGCGGATTTGACGGCAGCATGCTGAACGGCATGCAGTCTCTGCCTCTCTGGCGGGAAGCATTTGGTGACCCA ACAGGTGCTAACCTCGGAACTCTTGTCAATGCGATTAATATCGGTGTTCTTGTATCCGCTCTCTTTTCCTCTCAGCTGTGCGAGATTTTCGGGCGGAAGAAACCGATCACGCTCGGCACTTTCTTGATCATCATTGGCTCTGCCCTTCAGGGCGGCGCCCAGAATCTGGGCATGTTTATTGCCGGCCGAATTATCATTGGCTTGGGAACTGGCATCGTCGCTGTGGCCGCTCCTCAGTTGATGACAGAAGTCGCGTACCCGACTCATCGCGGGAAAATGGTGTCTCTATACATGACACAATGGGTTGTC GGCTATCTCGTTGCTGCTTGGACAACGTTTGGCACGTTCAAGATGAACTCTtcctggagctggaggcTACCCAGTCTCTTGCAGGGCGTTCCAGCCATTCTGCAGCTAATTCTTAGCATTTGGGTCCCCGAGTCTCCACGATGGCTCGTGTACAAGGATCGCCGAGATGAAGCTTTGAGTGTGCTTTCTCAGTATCACTCCTGCGGCGACCACGACTCTCGCCTAGTGCGCTTCGAGTTACTCGAGATCGAAGCAACcctggaagaagaaaagaagcatAAGGCGATCCAGTGGTCCGAGTTTATCCGCACCAGTGGCAACCGTAAGCGCCTCTGGATCTTACTTTTCATGGGTTTCGCTGCTCAGTTGTCGGGCCTGGGTTTGACCGGCTATTACCtgaccaagatcttgaacagcaTTGGCGTGACCAATGCCAACACGCAACTTCTCATCAATGCAATCGCTGCTGTTTGGCAGCTGTGTTGCTCTGTTTTCTTTGCTATGCTTATTGATCGAGTCGGCCGACGCGGTCTGATCACATTTGGAATTACTACCATGTTGGTTGTCTTCATAGTATGGACTATCTGCTCTGCCCTCAACGAGGAACGTCACTTTTCCGATCGGCCTCTGGCGCTCGCCGTCGTTGCCATGATCTTTTTGTTCCAGGTTGGCTACCAACCCTTTGCCATCTCAACAGTGCCCTACGTTGTTGAGTGTTCTCTCTACTCGTTGCGCTCAAAGACAGCTATGATCTTCCAGTTCTGTGGCTACTCGGCCAGTTTCTTCACAGGCTACGTCAACCCTGTTGCCTTGGACCGCATCGGCTGGCGTTACTACATCTTTGCATGTGCTGTTCTCGGCGTCGAATGCGTGTTTGCATGGTGGTATCTGCCTGAGACAAAGGGAAAAGGTCTGGAGGAGATTGGCCAGATCTTTGACGGTGACGAGCTTTTGACTGGTACGCAAGCCATTGCTAAAAAGCGCGAGGAGAAATATCGTGCATTTGATGAGAGCAGTCTTCGTGAGCGCAAAGCTCTCAATGCGAGCCACATTGAGAAAGGGGAGACTGATGTCTGA